ATCTAAAACCAAACCTTTTTCAACTTTTTTCCTAAACGCATATGCGGTACCCGCCAAAGGTAAATCATGCACATGTAAAAATTCAATGGAATACTTTCTGAAAATTTTCTTTAAATTAAAATAGAAAAATGGATTGATATTAAATACACTTTCAACAATATCATTAATTCCTTTTTTAACAGTAGTATAGTTAGAACCTATCCTATAAACCTGTACACCATTAACAATTTCCTGTTTCGCTTGGTTCTTTTTTCTTGGACAAACTACAATTATTTTTTTTCCAAAGTCAGTCAATGCTTCTGCCTCTTTTCTTACCCTAATATCTTGAGGATAAGAACCGTCAACAATCATGCAAATAAATTTATTATCTGACATTTTTTTCGGCATAAACGGCATAATAGCGAGGTGTATACTTTCTTAAAATAGGTCTAAATCCTATTTGATTAATTGGACTCGTCCATTTTTCTGTTTCTTTTATAGTCCAATTTGATTTTTCCAACAACCAATCAAATTGCCAATCTTCAAATTCATGATAATGCCTATCCCATTTATCTGTTTTAGACTGATAAGCCTTTGCAAACCATAGATTAAGCGGTATTGTAGCAATTAATTTTGTAGATTCAATGGCACTTAACACATTAAAAGGAGCTAAGAGATGTTCAAATATTTCAAACGCTGTTACTGCATCTACTTTGTGTTCTTTTACAATTTCGGGCAGCAAGTCTAAATCTTCACCATTAGTATTAATGACTGTATAGCCGTGTTCTTCCATTATTTCACTAAACGGATTTCTAATACCTAGATCTAAAATTGTAGCAGGACTAGGCAATACTTTCCGTAAAAATTTAATAGTATGATCGTATCTTTTACTCGGTAGTTGATTGTACATTTTTCTTTTTATCAATAAAAAACCATCCAATAGGAATCAATAATAACAGAGCATAAGAAATCATTGTAATGGTATTTCCTGTTTTGATTACGGTTGGTTCAAATTTAAAAACAATTTCATGTTTTCCTGATGGTATTACCATCGCTCTTAGCACATAATTTGCCCTAAAGTAAGGTGCTAATTTACCATCAATATATGCATTCCAGCCATCTTTATAATACATGTCTGAAAAAATGGCCAATTGCTCGTTACTGCTATTTGAATCGTATTTTAATTCATTAGGTTGGTAAGAAGTTAATGTTATTGATGCCAAGCTATCTTTTGTAAAAGAAGTTTGACTTAACATGTTCTTAAATTCAGAATTAACAACTGCTTTTTGTTTTGTATTCAGGCTATCTAAAGCCATAATTTCTTCATTGGCAGAATTAACAACCTCCACGGAATTTACAAACCAAGCATTACCATTTGCATCGTCATTCTTTTGCAGTCTTGTTACCCGATCTTTGTCTTGAAAAATAATATATTTGGTATTTAACATATTTAATACCTGCATATTAATTTTCGCAATTTGATATTCAAATAATTCTTGATATCTTCTTGGTTTTGCAGCATGATACCCTCCAATTGAATTATGAAAATATGATGTACTACCATCATTTATTGGGTTAACCGCAAAATTGGCTACTCTGTAATATGATTTATCTTTAAGTATTTCTTTGTCAAATTGACTCGCAGCAAATGGAATCTCTTCTTGTTTTTTTGAAACAAAATCTTCATCATTTACATAGCGTCTATCTACCCCAACCAAATCAAATAAAATTAAAACTGCAAAGGAAATAATTACTGCATTCTTATTAATTTTCTCTTTTAAAAATGCCCATAATAGTCCTCCAGATATTAATATTAAAATTAAAGAACGTAAACTGTCATTAAAGAAAAGTGATTTTCTTTCAGAAATAATCGTATCCATAAAGCCAGGAAATTGCTTCTCAATTCCCGCCATACCAGGATCTCTAAAACTCTCAAAATTAAAAAGACTGGTACCAAATAGCGTAAAAAATAATGTCAACCCTCCTACTCCATAAAGTGCATACTTTAGATACTTTAATTTGTTAGTTTTATTATTTTCATCTTTTAAAAACTGATTCAATGTAATTATTGCTAATAAAGGTACTGCCAACTCTGCTATAACTTGAATAGAAGATACCGCTCTAAACTTATTATACATTGGTACATAATCAATAAAAAAATTGGTTAATGAAGGAAAGTGTTTCCCCCAACTTAATAAAAGAGAAAAAATAGTAGCCGCTAGCAACCATTTTTTCAACTTTCCTTTTACTAGAAACAACCCTAACACAAAAAGAAATATCAACACAGCTCCGATATAAAATGGAGCTTCAATTATTGTTTGTTCTCCCCAATAACCAGGAAAATTTTCCGAAAAATTCTTAGCTTCAGCCCTACCAAACTTATTCTTTAAGAAAGCATAAGTCTCCGAATCTTTCCCTAAATTTTCTCTATTTCCGCCTCCATAAAACCTTGGTATTAAAAGACTAAAACTCTCTGCTATTCCATAGCTATACTCTGTAATATACTCTCTATCTAATCCTGAAGATATATGTTCTTTAGGGTTACCTTCTGGTGTAATGGTTAATTCGCTTTTACTTCGCGTACTATGTGAAGCATATTCTTTGGTCGCTAATAAACTGGTTGAATTAACTCCAATTGCTAAAACTGCCGCTCCTGCTAAAATAAGAGTACTCTTGATAAAATTTGGAATTGTTTTTTGCTTAATGGCATCTACTAAATACATAATACCTAAAATCAATATCATAAAGAGTAGATAATAGGTCATTTGCGGATGACTTGCATTTACTTCAAAAGCTAAAGCTATAGCTGTTAGAATAAAACCGGATAAATACTTTCGTTGAAAAACTAACAATATTCCCGCTAAAACCATAGGCATATACGCAATGGCATGAGATTTCGCATTATGTCCAGCTCCGAAAAGACTTATAAAATAAGTTGAAAAACCAAAAGCCAAGGCTCCTATTATGGCTAACTTCCACTCGACCTTAAGCACATACAGTAAAACAAAAAAACCTAAAAAGTACAAAAATAAATAGTCTGCTGGTCTCGGTAAAAAGCGTAGTAATAAATCTGCTTTTTTTATATAATTATTTGGATAATATGCACTAACATTATATGCTGGCATACCACCAAAGGCCTTGTTTGTCCAATAAGGTTCCGCATCATATTCTTTTCGATACTCTACTATTTCTTTAGACATACCCTTAAACTGAGCGATGTCACTTTGAAATATCTTTTTACCTTCTAAAATTGGTGAAAAATAAGCCACTGAAACAATAACAAATACTAAAATGGCAATTAAAAAACGGAGGTATTTATTATTCATTATCTATTTTTATAATTCTTGTATAATTATTTTTGTTAACCACTAAACAAAAATCATTCAACATCCTCATAATCAACATACTCACCAACATCATTATTACTTTTCGCATTTGTATTAGGGGCTTTATCGATGATTGTTTCCCCCTCTTTTACATGTTGCTTTTGAGTCGTTGTTCTTCCTTGTTGTTCATTAAATTTTTTCTCAACATTTTGCATCATTTTCTTCATAAAAATAGGAAATACATATCTTCCTATAATTTTAAGAGCATAATAAATAGCTAAAATAATGAGTATTGTTCTTATAAAATTCATAATACCAGCTTCTTGCATAAAATAAAACCTAAATAAAAGATTTTTTAAATTAGTTCCCAAAAATAACAATTTGAAAGCAACAAATACGTTAAGTAATACATAAATTGATAATTTTTAGTCTTAACACTCCCGCATGAGAAAATTCGTCTTGGTTTTTATTTTTAGTTTTTGCTATCTAATAAGTGCTGCACAGTATACAGAAGTCATAAATTCTAAACGACCAGGCTTCTCAGACAGCCCTTATAGTGTTGGTAAAGGTGTTTACCAGGTGGAGGCAGGGTTATTCTATAAAAATATAGGTAATTACTTATACTATGACCAAGCTACAGCAGAAACAATTAACT
The nucleotide sequence above comes from Aureibaculum algae. Encoded proteins:
- a CDS encoding YfhO family protein codes for the protein MNNKYLRFLIAILVFVIVSVAYFSPILEGKKIFQSDIAQFKGMSKEIVEYRKEYDAEPYWTNKAFGGMPAYNVSAYYPNNYIKKADLLLRFLPRPADYLFLYFLGFFVLLYVLKVEWKLAIIGALAFGFSTYFISLFGAGHNAKSHAIAYMPMVLAGILLVFQRKYLSGFILTAIALAFEVNASHPQMTYYLLFMILILGIMYLVDAIKQKTIPNFIKSTLILAGAAVLAIGVNSTSLLATKEYASHSTRSKSELTITPEGNPKEHISSGLDREYITEYSYGIAESFSLLIPRFYGGGNRENLGKDSETYAFLKNKFGRAEAKNFSENFPGYWGEQTIIEAPFYIGAVLIFLFVLGLFLVKGKLKKWLLAATIFSLLLSWGKHFPSLTNFFIDYVPMYNKFRAVSSIQVIAELAVPLLAIITLNQFLKDENNKTNKLKYLKYALYGVGGLTLFFTLFGTSLFNFESFRDPGMAGIEKQFPGFMDTIISERKSLFFNDSLRSLILILISGGLLWAFLKEKINKNAVIISFAVLILFDLVGVDRRYVNDEDFVSKKQEEIPFAASQFDKEILKDKSYYRVANFAVNPINDGSTSYFHNSIGGYHAAKPRRYQELFEYQIAKINMQVLNMLNTKYIIFQDKDRVTRLQKNDDANGNAWFVNSVEVVNSANEEIMALDSLNTKQKAVVNSEFKNMLSQTSFTKDSLASITLTSYQPNELKYDSNSSNEQLAIFSDMYYKDGWNAYIDGKLAPYFRANYVLRAMVIPSGKHEIVFKFEPTVIKTGNTITMISYALLLLIPIGWFFIDKKKNVQSTTE
- a CDS encoding methyltransferase domain-containing protein, yielding MYNQLPSKRYDHTIKFLRKVLPSPATILDLGIRNPFSEIMEEHGYTVINTNGEDLDLLPEIVKEHKVDAVTAFEIFEHLLAPFNVLSAIESTKLIATIPLNLWFAKAYQSKTDKWDRHYHEFEDWQFDWLLEKSNWTIKETEKWTSPINQIGFRPILRKYTPRYYAVYAEKNVR
- a CDS encoding DUF4834 family protein; the protein is MGTNLKNLLFRFYFMQEAGIMNFIRTILIILAIYYALKIIGRYVFPIFMKKMMQNVEKKFNEQQGRTTTQKQHVKEGETIIDKAPNTNAKSNNDVGEYVDYEDVE